DNA from Tripterygium wilfordii isolate XIE 37 chromosome 15, ASM1340144v1, whole genome shotgun sequence:
GGGATTTACACTGTCCGCTTCTGTATTCAGGTACGTCGCCAGGAACTTGGCCCTTGAGGTGTTTGCTCTGTTGTAGActgtttaatttttatattgGTAACTTTGTGTCACAAGAAAGGTGGAAATAACAGAATGGCAACTAATTTGGTAGATTGTTCCGGAGCAATAGTTTACTTACGGCCCTTTAACATGTGCTAGGTGACTGCAGCCAAAAGTCCTACTGTATTTGTATTTGCTATGCTTAATCTGAACTTTGTAGCTGGCAATAATGGTTAATTGTCCTCTAGGAAATGCCTTCAGAGCAGAGCATGTTTTGGAAATGGAATGTCCATGTCTGGcatgagggatgaaaagtatctCTCTTGGATATGAAATATGTCTAGTTTAGTCTATTGGGAGGATTTTGTTACTCCTTGTCTTGGGTACAAAGCTGATACTTGTTTTCATCGAAGTTGTTGGGCCACGTCAATGCTGCTAGAATTTTAATGTAGAATCTGTGATTCGACCCAGCCAATCCTATGATATTAGCTTCATTCAAAGCCCCTCCTATTCATTCTTCCCAAGTACCAACATTTTACGGGGTTATGGTTCACGTATCTGGATCATGCCATAATCTGTTATGACTTTGACGCGGCTTCAATTCTCATTTAGAGAGGTGGCCACACAGTTTCTACATTGCTTCTGTTGGTTGTTATGGTGGGCACTATGTTATaactgtttctttttttttcttttttttttctctcgttCACTTCCTAGGGTGAGTGGGTCCCTGTCGTGGTTGATGATTGGATTCCATGTGAAGCCCCTGGTAAACCAGCCTTTGCTACAAGCAGGAAGGGTAATGAACTCTGGGTATCTTTACTGGAAAAGGCATATGCCAAATTGCATGGCTCTTATGAGGCATTAGAAGGTGGGCTTGTTCAGGATGCCCTTGTAGACCTTACTGGGGGTGCTGGTGAGGAGATTGACATGAGAAGTGCCCAGGCACAGATTGATCTTGCCAGTGGTAGATTGTGGTCACAATTGTTGCGCTTTAAACAGGAGGGCTTTCTACTTGGTGCTGGGAGTCCATCGGGTTCTGATGTGCACATTTCTTCCAGTGGCATTGTACAAGGGCATGCTTATTCCTTGTTGCAGGTATATTCTTGGGAGCTTCTCATCTTATTGTATCCATAATGCGCTAtctttccattttttcttaTAATGGGATGAACTGGTATAATTAGGTTTGTAAAATTGTCACCATAATGCTATTATTATTCAGGTAAGGGAGGTGGACGGACACAAACTTGTTCAAATACGAAATCCATGGGCTAATGAAGTTGAGTGGAATGGTCCATGGTCCGACTCATCACCTGAATGGACTGATAGGATGAAGCACAAGCTGAAGTATGTCCCTCAGGTACTTACTCTGCCCCTGGATTATGAATAGGTGTCCACCATTGTTactcatttttcatccttccaAGGGTTAATGAAGTTGGCTGGAAGTGTGATGTCTTTTCATGTAATTATGTGAATATTGTAGTTCATTCACCACTTGACGAAATCTCATTGCTGCTTCCTTGTGTTCCATTCAACAGTCAAAAGATGGTATATTCTGGATGTCTTGGCAAGACTTTCAGATTCACTTTCGATCAATATATGTTTGCCGTGTTTATCCGCCCGAGATGCGGTATTCTGTCCATGGCCAATGGCGAGGTTACAGTGCTGGGGGCTGCCAAGATTATGATTCATGGCATCAAAATCCACAGTTCCGGCTGAGGGCCACTGGTCCAGATGCATCACTTCCAGTTCATTTGTTCATTACCCTAACTCAGGTATACTTTAATTGACCCTGATgagatgtattttttttcctccacgGAACTCTTTGTACTTTGAGTCAATAAACCTACTTGATATTTGACACTATATACTTTCAGGGCGTGAGCTTCTCAAGAACGACAGCTGGGTTCAGAAATTATCAATCTAGTCATGATACAATGATGTTCTATATTGGGATGAGAATACTCAAAACTCGTGGTCGTCGTGCTGGTTACAGCATTTACCTGCATGAATCTGTTGGTGGGACAGATTATGTCAATTCTCGAGAAATATCATGCGAAATGGTTTTGGATCCTGATCCCAAGGGTTACACAATAGTGCCTACAACTATACACCCTGGAGAGGAAGcaccatttgttctttcagttTTCTCAAAGACGTCGATAACCCTAGAACCTCTATGATATGCTGCAATGTTACCTCAGTTTTTTTACCCTCACGCTGATAGCAGGTCTGCAAAATTTTGCTGCGCTTGGGTTCATAGATCAGGTATGCTCACTGGAGATTTTGTTGAATCACCGGCCAGTTGTGCAGGATTGGTAGGTAAGAATCTGCCCCTTATATCTCTTTTATATCTACATTATAGTCCATATTCTGCCATTTCTGTTTCATTGTGCTCCAATTCATATATGTGGTGATCGTTTCCCtcatcttttttccttttgcttCTATTGCAGTATGCTAATGAAATAGAGTGACCATCTATGTTCTGTCATTTatgactagttttttttttcttcaatttttctctcTTAGTACTCTCAGCTGCTAGTTCTCCTGCATTTTCACTGTTTCTCAAGGAACTTGTTTGTCGTGTATTCAGGCCGCATGTGAATCGGTTCTTAGCTGACCCAATGCCTGTTAGCAACAATTCACCGGACAGCACAGTTTTGATCTGTAGAGTCCAAGGTACATATTCCCCTATGAGCATCAAGTGCAATGAACCAGAAAGAATGCTGATCAGTTAGAATCAGGTTGTTGATGAAATGTGGAGGCTGCCTCGGCCAACATCGGTGAGGGTTCGCGGGGTGCTAAATTGTACATGTGTAggtatttatttaaatatagtTCTGATCATGTAAATCAAgaggaaaagggaaaaaagaaatagtGAAAGAATCACTAACATCCAATACAGAAAGCTTTGTAGCTGGAAAAAAGAGTGTAGTTTCAGCTACAGTTTTGAAATGCTTTGTACTTTGTAGCCTGAACAGCCCATTTATTGtgtataaaactataaatgcTTAGCTTAtgcaatataattttaatttcaattgATATTCAATTTAGCATTAAAGTCTCTTTTCCTTAATATCTTATGGTTGTAGAACATCTTGTTCTATGCAGCTGACTCTACTGTTGAAAATCTTCATAAAATGTTTGGCGTTGAAAATTGTTATGATGGAAGCCATTAATAATGGCACAGGAGTTTCTCTATTGGCCAATTACCTCTAAAAGAAATCAGTTGTCATAATATGCATCCAAGTAATGTTTCTGTGGCTTGTATTAGACATGACCCAATGGGGCCTTTGAAGTGGCAGAGAACCTGTGAATTGAagtaaaagcaaaagaacaacagcaggaaaacaaaaaagaataaaatgaatGCACCTAAAAGTGGAAGAAAGAATCATGCACCAGAATGAACAATATTaccaacaaaacaacaaagaagaagCAAGAAATTTTATATCTCCTCTCCAACTTCAATTAGGCAAAAGAAGAGAGACCCTTGAActttccttctttcctcaaaGATAATATCCATCTTTGTTGTCTCCCTTGGCTGCAAAAGTTTTTAGTTCTTTCCACTTTgtttcctctctccctctctctctctttttcattcAATGCCACTCTCAATACTTCCCATTGCCTTCAATCCTCTTGGTCTCTGCAATACCTAGCAGTAAAATAATGTCATATTCATAACAAATCTGTATTATATCTTAAACTGATCTCATATATCTTTAATGGGCAAAGAAAATTCCAAATAATATGTATTCTTTATTAAAATCCTTGATCATGTTATTGGAAATTCAAATTTTAATCATTTCCTGAACTTTCAAAGCCACCAAAAAGGGCACTTACTTAAAAAGAGAGAATTGATAAGTACTTCTAATATAAGAAATGATATTAAAAAGGAAATTAAGAGAGAATGAACACAAACAATGTACCTTCTTCGATGTCTTTTTCATCCTTACTTCATACCTTTCTTGGCACAAATCTGTTAACCATGCACCTGGACTTACCAACTGCCAcccaataaagaaaaaagaacaaacaatGGTTTAACACAGTCTCCATAtcataaaaatgctaaataCCGTCTCGACTTTGCATATTCGAGATTAAGGAACTTACAAGTAGACTTCTTTGGACCAACTTGGTTCTTTTCTTCGGCCTCTGAGGAGGTTTACATCCTTTCATTGCCATGAAATCCTCTTCCTTCTCTTTGCTTGACAATGTAATGAACAACTTTGGCCAAACTGGCCCTTTATCCTCCTTTACAATATCCAACAAAGCCTTTCCATTATCATCCAACCCCAATGATCCCCTAGTTGTATAGTATCGATCCTCCTTTTTGGGTGAAGTCACCAATGTCTGGTTATTCATCAGCAAGTTGGTCCTGCACAGAACCAAATTCAGATATATTGTAACTAACTCACAGATGATGCTTTGTTCTAAAGAAATAATACTATCATTATTAGGAAACCTTCATATATTCTTGATACAATTTCTCCAAGCCAGAAATTACATGATTAGTGATCACATATTATTCATCTCCTTTCATTTGCATATACCTTTTGGCAACCAAAAAAGGAATAATTCACATAATAATCTCTTCCATCTCCTCAAATGAAAAGggggaaaggggaaaaaaaatggcTCATAGAATCAAATGCAAGCAAAATAAGATATCAAACTCACAGCTCACAGCCTATGACAAATTTTCAAACTTTTTAATGAAAAGCAGACAGTTTCTATGAAATGCAAACAAATTGCTTTCTGGGTTTGCTTGTGTACTTACTTGTTGCCGCGATGGGGATGCGGAGAAGCTGATTCCTTCTCTGCAGTGTTAACCCTAGATGTGATTTTCTTCTTTGCCAAACTGTCAATTGATTTAGATTTGTTAGGCAGGTCGTGACTTTTCTTCACTTTAGGAAGCCTGTGCTTCTTTTTGCTTCCCCACTGTAACACAAAATCTCTTTCTGTTCCTCTACTCCCTCTCTGACTCTTCCCTTCCTTGTCCATCACTAATATGACTATATCCCTTCTCTGCTGGAACAAAAGCCAAACGTACTGAGTAGTAAATCACTAGAAAATACCAATTTGAATGTTTTCAGGAAAGAAatcaaatataaagaaaatcaTTAGACAAATTGTAAGAAAAAATTTACTCGCAAATGAAGGAATTTCTAAAGAAAATTGCCAGATAGAGGAATCTGCACGAATCCTATCTACTGACACTGCATTTTCAGAAAACAAAAGATTAATCATTAGTAAAATATACAAAACCAGAACATTGCATGGCTTCATTCATTggactttcaactttcaagcaatCACTAACTAGTAACTAGCCAACAATGATATAGAACGCATAAAATTCCAAATTCTCATATTGGGTTTTCATTTCTTGTCAGGAAACAAATAGAATGTGcagagaaggagaggagaaatTACAAGGAGGAAGCTTCGTTGAATCCAAAAGCAGCCAAAAAACTTGGAAAGGCTGAGTATTTCTATTCCATGAAACAAAATTCCTGAGAAAGTAAAGGAATTGAAGATGAATGATGAGTCAATCTGACTTTTACCTTCACCAAAAATCTCTCTCAAAGTTTCTCTACTACGGCACACACTAATTGGTTTGTTAATTAGTGTAATAATTCTAACCCTATTATGTGAAATGGACGGTCAGATGAGCTTCCCTCCAATAGGTAACCTGGTTGgttttttttgggcttttggGTTTAGCTCACGTGACTATGCTTTGACGCACGTGAGGTTGGCCACCTCAGCATCTCAAAGGCTaagagagttgaattggaaATTTGAAACTCTTGGAAGTCAAGTCATCACGTAGTTTTACACTTTTACGAACTGTTGAGGATCTTGGGCTACAGATTGGGCCGGGCCAGGTGAGAATGGCGAGCCTGAAGATTGAAAAGTCATACCGAACCCAGCTGAGTTCAGCCCAATATTTGGTCCATAAGATGTTGGGCTTTATGCTGAAAATAAAGAGCAGTTGGGCTAAAAATTTGCATGTGATGGGCTTGTTGGACTCGTTTGGTCGTCTACTTCAGTCTTCAGCACATATGACGTATACAATTATAAATCAAGACAGAATATGCATAATAATGAACTAATAAATTGAGGCTAAACTTAGGTCGTTAGATCCGCACTTACAAAAGTTTTCCACTGAAGATATGATTAATCAGTAGTGTTAGGTAATCTATATAGTGATAATCCATGGGAGCCCAAGTctcttaaaagaaattttaaaacgttttaactctcaaaatacatgttaaattttttaaaaaaattacatattcagaatcaacgaatagaactctttctaacaagatctattgtcgatgagtcttaatttcattgtttttttaaatgtaaatgaattcaaaactaaaataatgaattctaatatgtgctttaaaaaacaatataatctatattaaaacaataaattttgaacaatgaattatgagataaaagagtgtaaagaaaattattccattgattaaatcaatagaataaattTTTTGGATTCCGATGGGTTATCAAACAGATggattacatgtcattttcgatcattaattgaaacaaaacctcTAACGTATTGCATGCCACAATGATACTCAAATCATATTATATACACAATAGGGGACAATATGTTTTTGACGTTGCCTCTCCTTTTATAGACCCTTTTGTGTCACCTTTGTTTCAAAGCAAAAGAGTATTTCATCACCCAAAGTTAAAAAACAACTTAATATTTTACATTAATCAACATAGTGGTTTCTTGACTCAttcaaaaattttcaactttcaattggGGATAGAAAGCAAATGGGCATGTCATTAACCTAGATTATGGTGCTTCCATGTATGACCCACCTTTCAAATCCCTGATGATTCAAGATTGCTCAATACTAATCacaaacttgtttggttgttgaattcaaattttaggtcatttttttgaatttccttTCAAAAATAACCAAAATTTAGTCTTGGGACACCACAATGCAATCCACATTTGATTGACTATACATACATTAATCCAATCAAGGGTCTCAATATGTGTAATGGATTTGTGTAGTTCAACAGGATGTAGACCTTGCACCACCTAGTTTGGCACTTGATAATAACCTTCAACAAAACACACCAAGATTTTCTTAGTTTCATACTCAATAAGAAGTCTATTCATATAGCCattgaaagaagaaatttttttcttgctaGTGTGTACAAATCAAGTAGGTAAAGTGATTTGGTGCTTGGTCACTTTCACAATTAGTGAAataatcataattaataattaattagtgtGAATAAAGCAAATGCAAAAGTTCTCTTGAATTACTCCATTCCCAAGAAGTATCTTTGGATGTTTCCCACATTCAACTCTTCTAGCATACTAATTACAAATTATTCAAATTTGTTGAAGTGTTCAAACAGAATAAATAGAAACATATGGTGCTAAAATCCAACCCATATGGCCATAAGGCTAGGCTGGCTATACACTATTTATACTGGTTTGCTAGGTAATGAGATATGTATGTGAACCAAATTCTTGCACTGTTGAAAGACTGTTTCTGTTGCCTAACTTTTTATACTTTGACCAACtttattttcttatcaaagAACAACTCACCAGGCACGTTATTTGGACAGTTGACAAAGTCCAAATTCGAGTCGAGTTAGGCATCCAGAAATATACTTGAGAAGTTAGTTGGGCCGAGACCCAGTGCAAACAACTTGAAATAGCTACGACAGTTTATAATCTAACCCCCGACTCAGGCGAGATTCTTTACATTTGAAGTTCAGAAAATAACCAATTAGACTATTCCAAAGTGGTTTTTTGACTAACTTTACAACAACAAATTAAGaactaaaattattttcaattggTAGATTCATTGGATTGTCATTCAATTATCACTATTTACCAAATAATATAAACCAAATTAACGACTCCATTTGCTTGTTGTTTTCCCATTATTAGTTTTGGGGtggcaatggcaatggcaatgATTGAAGTTCCATGGCAACCATGTGTTTTGTGTAACAGCATCACATGTTTAGCACAACCCAATTTAGACAACAAAATTGAAGTCATTCATTCAATCCCCCAAACCCAAAACAAGTCATCAGTTAAGATTTCCACATAACTTTCATTTAAGAAAACAGTTACTTTCATTATTCGTACGCCAATGCGTTGATGGACCAAAACTCCATCAAAACTAATCGTAGAATGACTCAAcaaaatcattgatattttataatatgttcGATCTTTAAGTGATTGAGTTATAATATGAACTATTTATTGGTGACTAAAAATAACATTTATCCGTCTTGCGATGACAACGACAATGATTGAAGTCCCATGGCAACCATGTGTAATGTGTAGGAGCACATTTTAGCACAAACCCAATTTagacaaaaaaatttgaagCCATTCATTCAATCCCCCAAACCCTAAACAACTCATCACCTCCCGTTAATTTCCTTCAAACCAAAAACCCATAATTATATTTAGGTTTTTAACTAATTAAAGAACTcaaaattggggaaaaaaaatccaaaatagtGGTTAGAAAGACAGCAAAAGATGGGGTCCACAGAGACTATTTTGCCAGCTGTATGGCAACCCAAGCCAAAAGCAACCCTGTCTACACTCCGGGCAGTCTCTCTCTACCTTAATTGACACAACGGTCATATTGGGCAGCTGCCCAAAATTCACTCTCTtctttatgtgtgtgtatatatatacacaccccaCCACCTTTTGCATCACCATTGTCTCTTTGTGATAATTCTCTCTATAATTCCAAGAAAACCCATTTTCAAGAGGAATTGTAGAGctgcaaaaaaaaatcagttcttTGTGTGAAGAAATGGAGGCAATGAAGATGAAGGTTTTGGTTACAttgatggtggtggtgttgatggCAACGTCATCAATTCAAATGGCTGCAGCAGCTGATTCACCTGCTCCTGCACCTGCATCTGATGCTGCTGTGTTTGTGCCTACTTTCTTTGCATCTTTGGCGGCACTTGCTTTTGGGTTGGTCTTCTAGACAGACAGAGACAGCCTTGGCttggttttctcatttttctctctttctcacttTCTCTCTAGGTCTTTTTTGGGACCATGAGAgaaggggaagggaagggaaatggGTTGAgattctttttctctctatatGTATTAAATTATTTGGGGATTTtaggtttgattttgattatatatcattgttggggTTTGTGTTATGATGTGTTTGATGGCATTATTGTAATATAGCATGACTTCATATTTATGATTCTTGTGAATTTCTTGTGCTTGTGATTTATTGATTCTAGCAATAAATCTTTCATTAGTTGATTACTTCTTTCACAATTTAACCATTTTAattcttctcatttttgtgaATTAATCTCATCACCATTGGAAGgcaaaataagaaataataagAGTCATGATGAGCTGTTTCTTGGCATGTTTCTAGTGGAGGTGAAGGAACACCAATTATGAAAGACAAGTAATTGGTGGGGGGTCTTAGGCTTTTTTTGATGTATTAGGCTCTCATTGCCATGTGAGATGCACAAAAATTGATTCTAGGGTAGAGAATCTGATATATGAACAATAATACAGCATTGTTAAAGCATTTGTATGGTCAAAAGGTATGCAAATGTGACCTAAAAAGGCAATGGAAAATGGGCTGAAAAAGGAGATTGTTTTCTGGAATGGAATTGTTGTTGGAATCAATCTACTTTGGCAATGGCATTCTTCAGCTTCAAAATCAAGTTTTCATTTTGAATTGgaggggatggggatggggggATGGTTGGTCATATGTAGCTGTTTATGACCATGATTCTCTATGGACCCAGATGAGGTGTTTAACAAGTTTGTCATGTGatgtttcttaatttttttttgtcttcatttTGGGGATGAATTTTGGCCTGAAAACAATTGCTGTGATACACCATAACTATAGCCACaaaagaagattttttttttgccgatatttttttgaaaaacagtTGATGGGAGCCCTATGATTTGCTCATTTGCTCCAAGCTACTTTGTAACGCTCGGTTTGGTACAAAGTATGGCTAATAGAGTATACGCTTTAAAATACGATATTCAGTTTGTGAGCGTGTGCTTTTTAAGCGAAACTGGCAGCATATCTCATTAATAATACCATTAGGCAcacgctctaccaaacgggtcaaaatttgaaattcaaatggTGTGTGACTGTGAACAATACTTcttttcattgcttttctttctcattctatCAGTCACTGAAAGCACTAATGCCTACTACATCTCTACATCAAAATGGCACACAAGATATTCATAATTCTATCATTCTTTGGATAAGACTATGAGAACTAAGTGGGATATAGGTTTCAAACAAAGTGATGATGTGGCCATAGAAATAATCAGCTAGCACATGCTTGCTTGTAGATTTATACACATGGTAGACCCCCATGTTaaacaaatttaattaatagaTAAACCAACCATGACCCTTTGTTAATCCCTTCTTCTGGTTTCAGGCTTTCTAAATGCTCTCTAAGCTTCAAATTGGTTATATAACTTTTATGACTTGATTGACtggttccaagttccaaccacCACCACATGCCTGAACTAGAGAGAAAAATTATGTTCCTTCTAATTTGTTGCTATATGAGTTTAAAACAATTTAGAACAGAAAAAAACAAGAGGAATCCAAGATTGAAAATTCTCTAGGGTTGATAAAGGTGACGAGTggcatatcatatcatatccaACAATGCTAGGTAGCCCAAAATATAGGAGCCCAAAAGAGCCCAAATCTAGGTGGTATGGTGACTGGACTGATGACTAGGttaatgagagagaaaattttaaaattttcaaacaaataccCACTCTTACATCTCCTCTACATTctcacattctctctcttcccctctttttctctctcccttttCTCCCTCTCTTTTCTCCCTCTTTGCCTGAACCCAAAGTCTACTGTCCGACCACCGATCTGAGACGCCGACCCATCAAACTGAAGCGCCGGAGCGTTATGACTCACCCTCAGCCTTCGTTTGTCACCAACAGCCGCTTATTTCACCGGAATCTGAGTATGAAGTCGTGGCAAAACGAAACTTTCGAAGCTCGATCTGACCACCATAAGCCACCTCTTCGAGAATCATCACCACCGTTGGACTCGTCTTGTTGAGCTCTACAGGTTTCAGCCATTGGACGGCCGGAATAATCACCagaatagttattccattgttttttttgagACATctggttattccattgatttcgtATGTTGTTCTATTGAATCATCCCAATGATTTTATTGTAAG
Protein-coding regions in this window:
- the LOC119979966 gene encoding uncharacterized protein LOC119979966 isoform X2; this encodes MDKEGKSQRGSRGTERDFVLQWGSKKKHRLPKVKKSHDLPNKSKSIDSLAKKKITSRVNTAEKESASPHPHRGNKTNLLMNNQTLVTSPKKEDRYYTTRGSLGLDDNGKALLDIVKEDKGPVWPKLFITLSSKEKEEDFMAMKGCKPPQRPKKRTKLVQRSLLLVSPGAWLTDLCQERYEVRMKKTSKKRPRGLKAMGSIESGIE
- the LOC119979966 gene encoding uncharacterized protein LOC119979966 isoform X1, with the translated sequence MDKEGKSQRGSRGTERDFVLQWGSKKKHRLPKVKKSHDLPNKSKSIDSLAKKKITSRVNTAEKESASPHPHRGNKTNLLMNNQTLVTSPKKEDRYYTTRGSLGLDDNGKALLDIVKEDKGPVWPKLFITLSSKEKEEDFMAMKGCKPPQRPKKRTKLVQRSLLLVSPGAWLTDLCQERYEVRMKKTSKKVLQRPRGLKAMGSIESGIE
- the LOC120017057 gene encoding arabinogalactan protein 14-like, with product MEAMKMKVLVTLMVVVLMATSSIQMAAAADSPAPAPASDAAVFVPTFFASLAALAFGLVF